The Oncorhynchus mykiss isolate Arlee chromosome 17, USDA_OmykA_1.1, whole genome shotgun sequence genomic interval cacagctagcacctgcgatgcagtgccttagaccacagcgccactcgggaggcccttatAGGAGTGATTCTGTAATGATAACTGTATAACACTTGTACTCTTAGAACAAACACTTCTATATATATACGTTTGGGTTGACAAAATGTTCCAAGGTTAAATAACCTTGAATAGAGACCTGAAGGTAGAGAACCCTTCTCCCATTTGTTAAATTAAACCCATCCCCATATTCCCTCTCCATCCAGGGACCGCATCGACCCGTTCCAATTCAAGTTCCAGTTCAAGAACGTGGAGTACTCGTCAGGTCGTAACAAGACGTTCCTGTGTTACctggtggacaaagggaaggcTGATGCCGGTCTGATGAGAGGTTACCTGGAGGATGAACACTCAGGAGCCCACGCTGAGCAGGCCTTCTTCCTCCAGACACTCCCAGACTACGACCCTGCTGTCAAATACACTATCACCTGGTACGTACACtacaggtcaaaagttttagaacacctactcattcaagggtttttctttattttaaaaatgttctccattgtagaataatagtgaagacgtcaaaattatgaaataacatatggaatcatgtagtaaccaaaaaggtgttaagaAAACTTCTGAAGCCAGCTAAATAATTATAAAAATGATGGATATTACctaacatttaggtacatataagtgtcttatattggtTGAAAGCTTATATTCTTGTTAATCCTACTGTACTatctgatttacagtagctattacagcgaaaacatgccatgcgattgtttgaggatggcgccccacatcaaaatatttttccactggcacaggtttcataaatttaCAAACAGCGATGAAATAttcactttttgaaaatcttcctctgatttgtcatccaaagggtccagttataacatgtagtgttgttttgttagataaaatccttctttatatcccaaaaagtcagtttagtcggcgccatcgatttgagtaatccactcgttcaacatgcagagaaaggaatttGAAAATCTAccactaaactttgtttcaaaaagtcaaaatatgtttctatatactcctcagataccctaaaatttTATCAAACGATAGTATTTCTTACAGAAAGAACTATGTTCAGTAGGAAACCGATTTTAACAGGTGTGTCCTGTCTTCATGGTGCACGCAAAcacaagactgtgtccctgtactaaaactgatatttcttattaaTTTTTTCtaaagttacaagcctgaaaccttgaacatagactgctgacaccctgtggaagccataggaattgcatcctgggaGCTCATTTTCAGTATGCCCTTATACTtgccattgtaagagcatggtctCTCTCAAAAAacttctggttggtttttctttagATTATCTCCTACCATATCTGTTGTGTTATTTTCTCTTCCATTATTTTAatatttctacaaacttcaaattgttgtctttccaatggtaccaattatatgcatatgctGGCTTTacggcctgagctacaggcagtttactttgggcacgtcattcaggcggagattgagaaaaaaggggcctagcctaaagaagttttaagaaaaacccttgaatgagtagatgttctaaaacttttgaccgttaGCTTTCAGTATCTCTCGAATACGCTGTCACCTGATATGTATCTCTCCAATACACTGTAACCTGGGACATATCTCTCAAATACACTGTAACCTGGGACATATCTACAGTATTACTCAGTCAAGTACACTGTCACCTGGTACCTATCTCTCAAACACACTTTCTCCTAGTACATATCTATCAAATACACTATAATCGGGGACATATCGCTCAAATACATGGTCTCCTGGTACATATCTCTCAGACACATATCTGCGAAATACACCTGGTAACTATTGGCCTTCACACAGTCACCTGGTCCATATCTCTCAAATATACCGTGACCTGTGAAATCTCTCTCAAATACACTGTCACGTCCATACAGTATCTCCGCAGAGAGCTGTGACTCGTTTCACAGAAATTTAGCAGCACTTAATGAAACAATTAGAACCCTAACTATGACCTCATCATCTGTGCCTAATTCAATTTTACCTTCTCCCCTGTCCCAGGTACATGTCATCCAGTCCCTGTGCGGTCTGTGCAGCTAAGATCGCAGAGGCCCTTCAGGCCAGGAAGAGCATCAAGATGACTCTCTTCTCAGCCCGGCTCTTTGAGTGGGAGGATCAAGACATCCAGGCGGGGCTGAATGCTCTGTCTCAAGCAGGGTGCAAGCTGAGGATGATGAAACCCATGGACTTCACCTATGTCTGGGACACTTTTGTGGAGAATGACGACCTAACGTTCACCCCCTGGGAGGACTGCCAGGACAACTACGAGTACTACCACGAGAAACTGGCAGACATCATGCAGTGACTACAGTGAGTTaatgtagtgttactgtagtatGACTAGAGAATCTGGCCGATATCATGCCGTTATCGCTGTGAGTTACTGTGGTATTACGATCAACTGGTCGAccttcaaggcattcctagtagATCCCCAAACATTTATGTAGAAAAGCCAACGATTAAAGGCTTGCTCTCCTTTTGTTCTTCGTGCTGCACTgttggtgcacttgattcagaagccctgcacACTGggtaggcaaagtgttcccattttgaaccatttcatttgtCTGAATAGAAAAACTCTGCCTACACGGCAGACGGGGAGATCTGTGGCTAACTCCAGTGCATCTACTTTGCTGGCCAATTGGATATCTCAAATCACTGTGCATACCTACAGCTTCCATGACCCCGTCCACAGCAAAGTGTGATGCCACGTGAGATTTCGTAACTGTCAAAGAGCACAGCAAAGAGAGCCTGCCAAATATAGCAAAGAGCTGcagtttttatgagtgagttttattcaacactgtcaacactgtttctattcaacactattacaaaacTTAAAACAAGCTTCTCTCTACTTCGACTCCCGCTGCAATGTATGCGAAGCCAAGTGTATAGATAGCCCTGCGtttgtattattattagcagctcgtcgtgtctattttaatatcgaggagtatttcactttctctggtcataggaacaacatgaatttgtgcctgAGGCGGTGTGACTCGAGGTGGTTCGCCTTCAGGTGGAAGACTGTGTCTTCTCTCTAGTCAGTCTCACTGGAGGAaagagcagggaccgtgagaggcagaccctctgctgctctctccctccctcgagACTAATGCcattgtcgtgtctttactatcatttaCTGAAGAccgatagtttttatcaaagattctctgtaattagttactacgcgatcaactgattaatcacgtaACTAATTAACTATGAAATGAACCAAGGAAAAatgttcagattacaaagttataatttcctaaaataacttttcagatatttgatctgatcaattagtcttcaaattaattaattatttactttacctcacgttagtctcattccaaacgtcgtaatttgttggttatctgcacgaacccagtcttcactatgagtcacccatacatcaattgtcttaaataatttatttattactaactaagtaattcacagaaatgcataaacaaacaaacaaaggtaaatgtaatgataggaggatgtgccctagtgggctaaaccggcatggcggcttgttagacaaaaggggaagtgggggtcaactaagaagtcactacagagttaataattataacaattgaaatgctaatcctttacacatgaacgctcactcattcaggaacaatttcaatcaatatatatatttacgctcagtgtgtcgtcttgatggCTGGTGAAAAGtctttattttgtagaattgtccatctctctccctctctctctctgtcttggttagaggggatagttcaaagtgacattcgttatagaatggatgtttcggcggttgtcgttcttcgcgttcaatgataccgaattccgcaatggtctgcaacctttagccatctcgtaattgggGAAAGCTcggtctggtgataatttctcaaagttgggttttatacGGAATGGCAggaaagggctgtcccaggatgtctgaccctaattgggctcaggggcggtcctctgatttagttcaaatccaattccctttttgagttttccttcattaaacagtccaaaatcacactgtaaaattgtgtaaacagtatcatactcactcattcatcttatacaacaattagatgtaaaccttatatctggggctattatataaacagcgttatggtaatgtggccaacCCATCTCGcatgagcttcccaagttgtgaca includes:
- the apobec2a gene encoding C->U-editing enzyme APOBEC-2 gives rise to the protein MADKKGAAASSKLLVRKKERTTKTAVTVEVKKEVKKEVKTEMKMEMKREVKREVKSSLVKKEEKVLAVGENVEGNGDVPMEEGATANEDVANGEAAAAKANGENGEYEPIELPPWEIIEGDRIDPFQFKFQFKNVEYSSGRNKTFLCYLVDKGKADAGLMRGYLEDEHSGAHAEQAFFLQTLPDYDPAVKYTITWYMSSSPCAVCAAKIAEALQARKSIKMTLFSARLFEWEDQDIQAGLNALSQAGCKLRMMKPMDFTYVWDTFVENDDLTFTPWEDCQDNYEYYHEKLADIMQ